The following proteins are co-located in the Polystyrenella longa genome:
- a CDS encoding HD family phosphohydrolase, whose translation MALFGAKRTRTSNFKTTESWKERLDRIFSNESFLLRLLAMVVAILVLSVTVEAWRAPFTYRLGETVPQGILSRIDFERVDSFETRQEQEERAQKVPLYYLRKPNALQQTLQQFTLDLRAILEAEKQADLTSEVQSAFGLDITDTPVALPENTEGLVPEAGTSTTPPAAKVETKFQQLKQALTLAPDPELAASAGQPPLVVLEEVTEEFRLFLDPLTELGIVNADELKVLTPNYSREVALVTPLSSEEEEEVEIVPAQDVLLSYALRESGRLGRKWSSFGQLSQIRPYVEHWLSVQMKPTLTYSEQLTQQQMNEARKSTPEVTIKYLAGTVLLPPRSEIDAVTLELLQSEQETIYKYSSPQRKLVRFFTVTLLISVLVILMGSFLAKNYPRLVGSAGKLSVFLTVIVLTIFLARYFSADPWRAEYIPFLVAVMILCIVYDQMLATIVSFAVALIIVVSTTNDLKQFILLMSVAATAIIPLSKVPSRLTLIKVGFLAAVVAFIVYWGIAILGSDSITQLFFNPNRYLQSLKCSAWCLVAGYVVAGSLPFIESTFGVVTNISLLEMSDPSHPLLNELVRRAPGTYNHSINVASIGETAAEQIGANGLLVRVGAYFHDIGKMLKPEYFIENMNAGQTSRHDNLSPSMSTLIIIGHVKDGVDLARKHHLPPQLIDFIEQHHGTTLVEYFYHRAKENAEQDPEQDEEVSESSFRYPGPRPQSREAGVMMLADSVESASRSLTDPTPKRIESLVDAITMKKLKDGQFNSSGLTLTEINKIQTSLTKSLIGIYHGRIKYPETKAD comes from the coding sequence ATGGCGCTCTTTGGAGCAAAACGAACTCGGACCAGCAATTTCAAAACGACAGAGTCGTGGAAGGAACGGTTGGATCGAATCTTCAGCAACGAGAGCTTTTTGCTCCGGTTGCTGGCGATGGTGGTGGCGATTCTGGTTCTGTCCGTCACGGTAGAAGCCTGGCGGGCCCCTTTTACTTATCGTTTGGGGGAAACAGTCCCACAGGGGATCCTGTCCCGAATTGATTTCGAACGGGTCGACAGTTTTGAAACAAGACAGGAGCAGGAAGAACGGGCCCAGAAGGTGCCGCTCTATTACTTGCGAAAACCAAATGCATTGCAACAGACTCTGCAGCAGTTCACGCTAGATCTTCGCGCCATACTCGAAGCTGAAAAACAGGCGGATCTGACTTCCGAAGTACAATCCGCTTTTGGGTTGGATATCACGGATACGCCGGTAGCGCTTCCCGAGAATACGGAAGGTCTGGTTCCGGAAGCAGGGACCAGCACCACTCCTCCGGCGGCGAAAGTCGAAACGAAATTCCAACAATTGAAACAGGCTCTGACACTGGCTCCCGATCCGGAACTTGCTGCGAGTGCAGGACAGCCCCCGTTGGTTGTATTGGAAGAAGTGACCGAGGAGTTCCGCTTGTTTCTGGATCCCCTGACCGAACTGGGGATCGTAAACGCGGATGAGCTAAAAGTACTTACACCGAATTACAGTCGGGAAGTCGCTCTGGTTACCCCTTTGAGCAGTGAGGAGGAAGAAGAAGTTGAAATCGTCCCCGCCCAGGACGTTCTTCTAAGTTATGCCTTACGTGAGTCAGGTCGTCTGGGAAGAAAATGGTCGAGCTTTGGACAGTTATCGCAGATTCGACCTTACGTCGAACATTGGTTGTCCGTGCAAATGAAACCGACGTTAACGTACTCCGAACAACTTACGCAGCAACAGATGAATGAAGCACGTAAATCGACCCCGGAAGTGACCATTAAATACCTCGCGGGAACGGTGTTGTTACCACCCCGTAGCGAAATCGATGCGGTCACCTTAGAACTGTTACAGTCCGAGCAGGAAACGATTTATAAATACAGCTCTCCACAGAGAAAGCTGGTTCGCTTCTTCACAGTGACATTACTGATCTCCGTGCTGGTGATTCTGATGGGAAGCTTTCTCGCCAAGAACTATCCACGACTCGTCGGTTCTGCAGGAAAACTGTCTGTCTTTTTGACCGTGATTGTATTGACGATCTTTCTCGCTCGGTATTTTTCTGCCGATCCCTGGCGGGCAGAGTATATTCCCTTCCTGGTAGCAGTGATGATTCTCTGCATCGTCTATGACCAAATGCTTGCCACGATCGTCAGTTTTGCCGTCGCTTTGATCATTGTCGTTTCTACGACGAACGATTTGAAGCAATTCATACTCCTCATGTCGGTCGCGGCAACTGCGATTATCCCCCTTTCCAAAGTGCCTTCTCGACTTACCTTGATTAAGGTCGGGTTTCTGGCGGCTGTGGTTGCTTTCATCGTCTACTGGGGAATTGCCATTCTCGGTTCCGATTCCATAACACAACTCTTCTTCAATCCCAATCGGTACCTGCAAAGTCTAAAATGTTCGGCATGGTGTCTGGTGGCGGGATATGTGGTAGCTGGAAGTCTTCCCTTCATTGAGTCGACTTTCGGTGTCGTTACGAATATCAGCCTGCTGGAGATGTCCGACCCTTCTCATCCGTTATTGAACGAGTTGGTTCGCCGGGCTCCGGGGACATATAACCACTCCATCAATGTCGCAAGTATTGGTGAAACCGCTGCCGAACAGATTGGCGCGAATGGTCTCCTGGTTAGGGTTGGGGCCTATTTCCACGACATTGGTAAAATGCTGAAACCAGAGTACTTTATTGAAAACATGAATGCGGGACAGACGAGTCGACATGACAATTTGTCCCCTTCGATGAGTACGTTGATTATTATCGGGCACGTGAAAGATGGCGTCGATCTTGCACGGAAACATCACCTTCCTCCCCAATTGATCGACTTTATTGAACAGCATCACGGAACGACGTTGGTTGAATACTTCTATCACCGTGCCAAGGAAAATGCCGAGCAGGATCCGGAACAGGATGAAGAAGTCTCGGAATCGAGCTTTCGCTATCCTGGCCCCAGACCTCAGAGCCGTGAAGCGGGAGTAATGATGCTGGCGGACTCTGTCGAAAGCGCAAGCCGTTCACTGACCGATCCAACACCAAAACGTATCGAGTCTCTGGTAGACGCAATCACGATGAAAAAGTTGAAAGATGGGCAGTTTAACAGCTCTGGCTTGACGCTCACTGAAATAAATAAAATTCAGACTTCCTTGACGAAATCACTGATTGGTA
- a CDS encoding PhoH family protein gives MTEATLPVESTEMVRALFGNQDRYLRQIRDSIGVDILVRGDEIRLQGQSAQVERGVSILQEMQSIIEQRGFLRDEEVDRVLKNPGAAREELTKETAAPVVNGESVAKHVAPLHESLKKIKPRTPGQVEYVKAIQNHDMIFCTGPAGCGKTFLAAALAVNDLREEKVRKIVLVRPAVEAGERLGFLPGDLLSKVNPYLRPLLDALHDLLDYDQVKRYMENDIIEIIPLAFMRGRTLNDTFIILDEGQNTTCTQMKMFLTRMGHNSKIVVTGDVTQIDLDKGVQSGMKDAMRRLSEVSQIAKIRMRPEDIVRHPLVARIVAAYDGENSSDGKTE, from the coding sequence ATGACAGAAGCGACTTTACCCGTGGAAAGCACGGAGATGGTTCGGGCCCTGTTCGGAAATCAGGATCGCTATCTGAGACAGATACGCGACAGCATTGGCGTGGATATTTTGGTACGTGGAGACGAAATTCGTTTGCAGGGACAGAGTGCTCAAGTCGAAAGAGGCGTTTCGATCTTGCAGGAGATGCAGTCCATTATCGAGCAGCGAGGCTTTTTGCGCGATGAGGAAGTGGACCGCGTGTTGAAAAATCCGGGCGCGGCTCGGGAAGAATTGACTAAAGAGACCGCAGCACCGGTTGTGAATGGGGAGTCTGTTGCAAAGCATGTCGCTCCGCTGCATGAAAGTCTGAAGAAGATCAAACCCCGGACTCCCGGTCAGGTGGAATATGTCAAAGCGATTCAAAATCACGACATGATTTTCTGCACGGGACCAGCAGGATGTGGAAAAACGTTCCTGGCGGCAGCACTGGCAGTGAATGACCTTCGCGAGGAAAAAGTTCGCAAGATCGTACTCGTCCGCCCCGCCGTGGAAGCGGGGGAAAGGCTCGGGTTCCTGCCGGGAGATTTGCTTTCCAAGGTCAATCCATACTTGCGGCCATTACTGGATGCTCTCCATGATCTGCTCGATTACGATCAGGTCAAACGGTATATGGAGAATGACATTATCGAGATCATTCCTCTCGCCTTCATGCGCGGTCGTACCCTGAACGATACGTTCATTATTCTGGACGAAGGCCAGAACACGACCTGCACCCAGATGAAGATGTTCCTCACCCGCATGGGTCACAACTCGAAGATTGTTGTTACCGGCGACGTGACCCAGATCGATCTGGATAAAGGGGTACAGTCAGGGATGAAAGACGCGATGCGCCGTCTTTCGGAGGTTTCGCAAATCGCTAAAATTCGAATGCGGCCCGAGGATATTGTGCGGCATCCACTGGTCGCCCGTATCGTCGCGGCGTACGATGGGGAGAATTCCAGCGACGGTAAGACGGAATAA